One stretch of Elephas maximus indicus isolate mEleMax1 chromosome 22, mEleMax1 primary haplotype, whole genome shotgun sequence DNA includes these proteins:
- the LZTR1 gene encoding leucine-zipper-like transcriptional regulator 1 isoform X3 gives MLNDLLRFDVKDCSWCRAFTTGTPPAPRYHHSAVVYGSSMFVFGGYTGDIYSNSNLKNKNDLFEYKFATGQWTEWKIEGRLPVARSAHGATVYNDKLWIFAGYDGNARLNDMWTIGLQDRELTCWEEVAQSGEIPPSCCNFPVAVCRDKMFVFSGQSGAKITNNLFQFEFKDKTWTRIPTEHLLRGSPPPPQRRYGHTMVAFDRHLYVFGGAADNTLPNELHCYDVDFQTWEVVQPSSDSEVGGAEVPERASASEEAPALAPEERGGFKKSRDVFGLDFGPTTAKQPAQPASELPSGRLFHAAAVISDAMYIFGGTMDNNIRSGEMYRFQFSCYPKCTLHEDYGRLWESRQFCDVEFVLGEKEECVQGHVAIVTARSRWLRRKIVQARERLAQKLEEDASPAPREATGGAVGGARPPLLPVAIREAEARPFEVLMQFLYTDKIRYPRKGHVEDVLLMMDVYKLALSFQLCRLEQLCRQYIEASVDLQNVLVVCESAARLQLGQLKEHCLNFVVKESHFNQVIMMKEFEHLSSPLIVEIVRRKQQPPPRAPSDQPVDIGTSLIQDMKAYLEGAGAEFCDITLLLDGHPRPAHKAILAARSSYFEAMFRSFMPEDGQVNISIGEMVPSRQAFESMLRYIYYGEVNMPPEDSLYLFAAPYYYGFYNNRLQAYCKQNLEMNVTVQNVLQILEAADKTQALDMKRHCLHIIVHQFTKVSKLPTLRSLSQQLLIDIIDSLASHISDNQCAELGADI, from the exons ATGCTCAACGACCTCCTGCGCTTCGACGTGAAGGACTGTTCCTGGTGCAG GGCCTTCACAACTGGGACTCCGCCAGCACCCCGCTACCATCACTCGGCCGTCGTCTACGGGAGCAGCATGTTTGTCTTCG GGGGCTACACTGGGGACATTTATTCTAATTCTAACTTGAAGAATAAAAATGATCTCTTTGAGTACAAGTTTGCAACTGGACAGTGGACTGAGTGGAAGATTGAAGGACG GTTGCCGGTCGCTAGGTCGGCTCACGGCGCCACAGTGTACAATGACAAGCTCTGGATCTTCGCTGGCTACGATGGAAATGCCAG GTTGAACGACATGTGGACGATTGGCCTCCAGGACCGGGAGCTCACATGCTGGGAGGAG gtGGCCCAGAGTGGTGAGATCCCGCCCTCCTGCTGCAACTTCCCCGTGGCTGTATGCCGAGACAAGATGTTTGTGTTCTCGGGCCAGAGTGGAGCCAAGATCACCAACAACCTCTTTCAGTTTGAGTTCAAGGACAAGAC GTGGACACGCATCCCCACTGAGCACCTGCTCCGGggctccccaccacccccacagCGGCGCTATGGGCACACCATGGTGGCTTTTGACCGCCACCTCTACGTGTTTGGGGGTGCAGCCGACAACACGCTGCCCAACGAGCTGCACTGCTACGACGTGGACTTCCAGACCTGGGAAGTGGTTCAGCCCAGCTCTGACAGCGAG GTTGGTGGGGCAGAGGTACCAGAGCGAGCATCTGCTTCGGAAGAGGCACCTGCCCTGGCCCCTGAGGAGCGGGGTGGCTTCAAGAAGTCCCGAGACGTGTTTGGCCTGGACTTCGGTCCCACGACAGCCAAGCAGCCAGCCCAGCCAGCCTCAGAG CTGCCCAGCGGGAGGCTCTTCCATGCAGCCGCTGTGATCTCAGATGCCATGTACATCTTTGGGGGCACCATGGACAACAACATCCGCAGCGGGGAGATGTACAGGTTCCAG TTTTCCTGTTACCCCAAGTGCACGCTGCACGAGGACTACGGGCGACTGTGGGAGAGCCGCCAGTTCTGCGAcgtggagtttgtgctgggagaG AAGGAGGAGTGCGTGCAGGGCCACGTGGCCATCGTCACGGCCCGGAGCCGCTGGCTGCGCAGGAAGATAGTCCAGGCGCGGGAGCGGCTGGCTCAG AAGCTGGAGGAAGACGCGTCCCCAGCCCCCAGGGAGGCCACCGGCGGGGCTGTGGGTGGCGCCCGGCCACCCCTGTTGCCTGTGGCCATCCGCGAGGCCGAGGCCCGGCCCTTCGAGGTGCTCATGCAGTTCCTCTACACGGACAAGATCCGGTACCCGCGGAAAG GCCATGTGGAGGACGTGCTGCTCATGATGGATGTGTATAAGCTGGCGCTGAGCTTCCAGCTGTGCCGCCTGGAACAGCTGTGCCGGCAGTACATCGAGGCCTCTGTGGACCTGCAGAACGTGCTGGTGGTGTGCGAGAGCGCTGCCAGGCTGCAGCTGGGCCAGCTCAAG GAGCACTGCCTGAACTTCGTGGTGAAGGAGTCCCACTTCAATCAAGTGATCATGATGAAGGAGTTTGAGCATCTCTCGTCCCCTCTCATCGTGGAGATTGTGCGGCGGAAGCAGCAGCCACCCCCTCGCGCCCCTTCAGACCAGCCTGTGGACATTG GCACATCTCTGATCCAGGACATGAAAGCATACCTGGAGGGGGCAGGTGCGGAGTTCTGTGACATCACGTTGCTGCTGGACGGACACCCACGGCCAGCTCACAAAGCCATCCTGGCCGCCCGCTCCAG CTACTTTGAGGCCATGTTCCGCTCCTTCATGCCCGAGGATGGGCAGGTGAACATCTCCATCGGAGAAATGGTCCCCAGCAGGCAGGCCTTCGAGTCCATGCTGCGCTACATCTACTACGGTGAGGTCAACATGCCACCTGAGGACTCACT CTACCTGTTTGCTGCTCCCTACTACTACGGCTTCTACAACAACCGGCTGCAGGCCTACTGCAAGCAGAACCTGGAGATGAACGTGACGGTGCAGAACGTGCTGCAG ATCCTGGAGGCGGCTGACAAGACGCAGGCACTGGACATGAAGCGGCACTGCCTGCACATCATCGTGCACCAGTTCACCAAG